Proteins encoded together in one Monomorium pharaonis isolate MP-MQ-018 chromosome 8, ASM1337386v2, whole genome shotgun sequence window:
- the LOC118644176 gene encoding glutathione S-transferase-like yields MPSYKLIYFPVTALAEPIRFLFNYADIDFVDERFDRKDWPNLKPTMPFGKVPVLEVDGKKVAQSVAICRYLAKQCGLAGKDDWEALLIDAAVDTIHDLRANIAAFFYEKNEEAKAEKLKAAKEIVPFYLERLDAQVQKNDGYFVGGALSWADFTFVGLLDYLNFMMNENIVEKYENLKQLQKTVEKVPAIKRWLEKRPAANWTN; encoded by the exons ATGCCTTCCTACAAATTGATTTACTTCCCAGTTACGGCATTAGCCGAACCGATTCGTTTCTTATTCAACTATGCTGACATTGATTTTGTAGATGAACGTTTTGACAGGAAAGATTGGCCAAACCTTAAGCCAA ctATGCCATTTGGTAAAGTACCTGTGCTCGAAGTAGATGGAAAGAAGGTTGCTCAGTCCGTAGCTATCTGCCGTTACTTGGCGAAACAATGTGGTCTTGCTGGCAAAGATGATTGGGAGGCTTTGCTAATTGACGCGGCTGTTGATACGATACACGATTTACGCGCCA ATATCGCTGCTTTTTTCTATGAGAAAAATGAAGAGGCTAAAGCAGAGAAACTTAAAGCTGCCAAGGAAATAGTACCATTTTATTTGGAGCGTTTGGACGCTCAGGTGCAGAAAAACGACGGTTACTTTGTCGGCGGTGCTTTGTCGTGGGCCGATTTCACTTTTGTTGGTCTTTTGGATTACTTGAACTTCATGATGAATGAAAACATTGTCGAGAAATATGAAAATCTGAAACAACTCCAAAAGACAGTCGAAAAAGTACCAGCCATCAAGCGTTGGCTTGAGAAGCGTCCGGCGGCTAACTGGACAAATTAA
- the LOC118647048 gene encoding glutathione S-transferase-like gives MPSYKLTYFHLTALAEPIRFLLNYAGIEFVDERIDKNDWLKLKPTMPFGKVPVLEVDGKRVNQSVAICRYLAKQCGLAGKNDWEALEIDSAVDTIQDLVEILYQNSVRAKKQKVEIVDEMVQYYLERLDAQVKKNDGYFVGGALTWADFTFVGLLDYVNNLVKGNIVEKYENLKQLQKKVEEIPAIKSWIEKRPLSRYENYM, from the exons ATGCCTTCTTACAAGTTGACTTACTTCCATCTCACAGCATTGGCTGAGCCAATTCGCTTCTTGTTGAATTATGCTGGGATTGAGTTTGTGGATGAACGTATCGATAAAAATGATTGGCTAAAACTTAAACCAA cTATGCCATTCGGCAAAGTACCTGTACTGGAAGTGGATGGAAAGAGAGTAAATCAGTCCGTAGCTATCTGCCGCTACTTGGCGAAGCAATGTGGTCTTGCTGGCAAGAATGATTGGGAAGCTCTGGAAATTGATTCAGCAGTTGATACCATTCAAGATTTAGTTGAGA TTCTTTATCAGAATTCTGTGCGAGCTAAAAAACAGAAAGTTGAGATTGTCGACGAGATGGTGCAGTATTATTTGGAGCGTCTGGATGCTCAGGTAAAGAAGAACGATGGTTATTTTGTCGGTGGTGCTCTGACGTGGGCCGACTTTACTTTCGTCGGTCTTTTGGATTACGTGAATAATCTGGTTAAAggaaatattgttgaaaagtATGAGAACCTGAAACAACTTCAAAAGAAAGTTGAGGAGATACCGGCCATCAAAAGTTGGATTGAGAAACGTCCACTATCTCGATACGAAAATTATATGTGA
- the LOC118647052 gene encoding glutathione S-transferase-like — MPSYKLIYFPVTALGEPIRFLFNYAEIDFVDERFEIEDWPKLKPTMPFGKVPVLEVDGKKIDQSVAICRYLAKQCGLAGKDDWEALLIDAAVDTIHDLRANIAAFSYEKNEEAKTEKLKAAKETVPFYLERLDAQVQENGGYFVGGALSWADFTFVGLLDYMNHMMKENIIEKYENLKQLQKTVEEVPAIKRWLEKRPPGNF; from the exons ATGCCTTCCTACAAACTGATTTACTTCCCAGTCACAGCATTGGGCGAGCCAATCCGTTTCTTGTTCAACTATGCTGAAATCGATTTTGTAGATGAACGTTTCGAGATAGAAGATTGGCCAAAACTTAAGCCAA ctATGCCATTTGGTAAAGTACCCGTGCTTGAAGTGGATGGAAAGAAGATTGATCAGTCCGTAGCTATCTGCCGTTACTTGGCGAAACAATGTGGTCTTGCTGGCAAAGATGATTGGGAGGCTTTGCTAATTGACGCGGCTGTTGATACGATACACGATTTACGCGCCA atatcgcTGCTTTCTcctatgaaaaaaatgaagaggCTAAAACAGAGAAACTTAAAGCTGCCAAGGAGACAGTGCCGTTTTATTTGGAGCGTTTGGACGCTCAGGTGCAGGAGAACGGTGGTTATTTTGTCGGCGGTGCTTTGTCGTGGGCCGATTTCACTTTCGTTGGTCTTTTAGACTACATGAACCATATGATGAAAGAGAATatcattgaaaaatatgaaaatctgAAACAACTGCAAAAGACAGTCGAAGAAGTACCAGCCATCAAGCGTTGGCTTGAAAAGCGTCCGCCGGGTAATTTTTGA
- the LOC105834923 gene encoding glutathione S-transferase has protein sequence MPTYKLIYFNVTGLGESIRYMLNHLGVKFEDVRLNFDDWPKYKPNMPMGQIPVLEIDGKQYHQSRAIGRYIAKKGNLYGSDELEAMEIDATVDSMDDIRQALSLYYWEQDPASKEKLKETAFKKLPFYLDKFENQVKKNGGHFVGGKLSWADFLWAGYCDYLSSIVAGDPNKDHPEMKKLMEKVRALPNVKAYLEKRPKTQL, from the exons ATGCCGACGTATAAgctaatatatttcaatgttaCCGGCCTTGGGGAATCAATTAGGTACATGTTAAATCATCTTGGCGTTAAATTTGAGGATGTTAGACTCAACTTCGATGATTGGCCGAAATATAAACcaa aCATGCCCATGGGACAAATACCAGTTTTGGAGATTGATGGGAAGCAATATCATCAGTCTAGAGCCATTGGTCGGTACATCGCCAAGAAGGGCAATTTATATGGCTCTGACGAACTCGAAGCCATGGAGATCGATGCCACTGTTGATTCAATGGACGACATAAGACAAG ctCTGTCTCTTTATTATTGGGAACAGGATCCAGCCTCCAAAGAAAAACTCAAGGAAACTGCTTTCAAAAAATTGCCTTTCTATCTCGACAAGTTCGAGAATCAAGTCAAGAAGAATGGCGGACACTTTGTCGGTGGCAAG cTCTCTTGGGCAGATTTCTTGTGGGCTGGATATTGTGATTATCTGAGTTCTATCGTGGCCGGAGATCCGAACAAGGATCATCCTGAAATGAAGAAGTTAATGGAGAAAGTTCGCGCTTTACCCAATGTTAAAGCCTACCTCGAGAAACGACCCAAGAcgcaattgtaa
- the LOC105830829 gene encoding glutathione S-transferase, translated as MSSFKLTYFPITALAEPIRLLLAHMGIEFEDIRFDRKDWPKLIKPTMPFGQVPVLEINGKMIHQSKAICRYLAKQCGLAGRDDLEALEIDATVDTIHDLRAYIADYFYEKNEAAKNEKYKIAKEMVPYYIQRLEEQARRNKCYFVSGTLSWADITFVGLLDYMNYMMKEDILPLKYTNLNQLKSKVSSPGIDKWLKTRPPSIWEK; from the exons ATGTCTTCCTTCAAGTTGACTTACTTTCCCATCACCGCATTGGCTGAGCCAATTCGTTTATTGTTGGCCCATATGGGCATTGAATTTGAAGATATACGTTTCGATAGGAAAGATTGGCCAAAACTTATTAAGCCAA CTATGCCATTCGGCCAGGTACCCGTGCTCGAAATAAACGGAAAGATGATTCATCAGTCCAAAGCAATTTGCCGTTATTTGGCGAAGCAATGTGGTCTTGCCGGCAGGGACGATTTGGAGGCTTTGGAAATCGACGCAACCGTTGACACGATACACGATTTACGCGCCT ATATCGCTGATTACTTCTACGAGAAAAATGAAGCGGctaaaaatgagaaatataaaattgcaaaggAGATGGTACCGTATTATATACAGCGTTTGGAGGAACAAGCAAGGAGGAACAAATGTTACTTCGTTAGTGGTACTCTTTCGTGGGCCGATATCACTTTTGTCGGTCTTTTGGACTATATGAATTACATGATGAAAGAGGACATTTTACCATTGAAATATACCAATTTGAATCAACTTAAATCTAAAGTTTCATCACCGGGCATCGACAAATGGCTCAAGACTCGTCCGCCGTCTATCTGGGAGAAGTAA